TCCCGCCCGTGGACGAACGGCTCGTGAACCCCCAGGGTTTCGTCACCACCCCGTCACGCGGCATGGCGTCGCTGGCCGAGCGGGACGGCCGCTGGTCGGTGGTGCTGGACGGAAAGGTCGTGACGTCGTTCGCCGAGTCGGGCGGTGTCACGGACGCGGACGTGGCCAGGTTGCGGCAGATCCGCGGCATCGAGGTGGACTGGCGGCACGCGCACAGCGGTCCGCTGGCCGCCGTACGGGTGCTGGCCGGACTGGCCGCCGCCGGGGTGCCGCTGCGTGCGCAGACGGTGCCGCGCTGGGCGGGCGCGCTGGGCGACGAGATCATCGGGCTCATCGAGCGCTGCCCGGACCTCGCGGACGACCTGCGGCGCGAGGAGCACAGCATCCGCCTGCGCCGCGCCGCGCTCCGCACCCACGGCGTCGCCGCACGATGGGAGCAGCTCGGCGCCCCCGCGCCCGCTCCCCCGCTCACCTCGGTCCTGCTGGCGACCCGCCGTACCGACATGGTGTCGTTCGCGCTCGACCAGGTCGCCCTCCAGCGCGGCGCGCAGCTCGAGGTGGTCCTCGCCCTGCACGGCGTCCCCAAGGACCACCCGGACGTGGCGAAGGCGATCGACGCGTTCGAGAGCCCGCTGACCGTGCTCGAGGCCGACCAGCAGGCCGTGTTCGGCGAGGTGCTGAACGACGCGGCCGCGCGGGCCTCGGGGTCGTTCCTGCTGAAGATGGACGACGACGACTGGTACGGCCCCGACTTCCTGTCCGACCTGCTGCTGGCGCATTCGTACTCGGGCGCCCAGGTGGTCGGCACGGTGCCGGAGTTCGTGTACCTGTCGTCCATCGACGTCACCGTGCACCGCAAGCAGGTGACCGAGCAGATCACCAGCTTCGTCGCCGGAGGGACGATCCTGGTGGAGCGGTCGGCGTTCCAGGCGGTGGGCGGGTTCAGGCCGCTGCGGCGCTCGGTGGACACGCAGTTCCAGGAGGCCCTGCAGGCGGCCGGCGGGCAGATCTACCGTACGCACGGGCTCGGCTACATCCTGCGCAGGGGCCCGGCGGCCAACCACACGTGGCAGGAGCCGATCGGGACGTTCCTGCAGCGCAACAGGCAGCAGTGGCGCGGCTTCCGCCCGAACGCCCTCATGGCCATGGACGGGACCCCATGACAGGCATTCCACGCATCCGGCGCAACGACTTCAGTGTTCTCACCCCGCCCGCGCTGGGCGAATGGGAGCCCACGCTCACCGTCACCGTCGTCATCCCGGTCCACGACCGCCAGGAGACGCTGGACCTCGCCCTGGCCGCCCTCTCCGCCCAGAGCTATCCCGAGCACCTCATCGACGTCATCGTCGTGGACGACGGCAGCACCACCCCGCTCCGCCTCCCCGAGATCGTCCCGGCGAAGACCACGCTGATGTCCAGCCCGCCCGGCGGCTGGGGCCGGGCCTGGGCCGTGCAGGCGGGCCTGGACGCCGCGACAGGCGAGGTCGTGTTCGTCCTGGACTCCGACATGGTCCCGCACCGGCGGCACGTGGAGGCCCAGCTCCGCTGGCACCACCTGGCTCCGTACGTGGTGGCGCTGGGCTGGATCGACTTCACCGCCGCCACCGACCTCCCGACGCAGGAGCAGGTACGCCGGGCGCTGGAGACGGGGAAGGAGGGCGAGCTCTTCCCCCTCGCGCCGCACCGCCACGACTGGGCCGAGCGGATCATCCACGACCACGACGGCCTGCGCACCGCCTCGAGCTCGCTGGCCACCCGCGTCCACGTGGGCGCCACGGTGTCCTACCCGGCCGCCCTGCTGCGCTCGATCGGCGGCATGGACACGTCCCTGGTGCTGGCCGAGGACACGGAGCTGGGCTACCGCCTCACCCAGGCGGGCGCGGTGTTCGTGCCGGACCCGGAGTCGCGTGCGTGGCACATCGGGCTCCCGACGGCGATGCGCGACTTCGCGGCGCTGAAGCGGTACAACGACCCGTACATCGCCGACCGGGTCCCCTACCGCCGCTACCTGCGTACCGGCGCCGGCCGCCAGTGGCTGGTGCCGTACGTGGACGCGACGGTGCAGGCGGGCTCGTACGAGGACGTCCGGGCCACGGTCGACGCCCTCCTGGCGAGCTCGCTCCCGGACATCAGGGTCACCGTCCCCGGCCCCTGGGACGCGCTGGACGACGGACGCCGCTCCCCGCTCGCCGACCCGTACCTCGACCTGCGCCTCATCCACGCGAACTTCGCCCACGACCCCCGCGTCCACCTGGCCACGCCCCTCGAGGGCACGCCTCCGTTCCGGCTCTCGGTCCCGCCTGGCTGGGTGCTCTCGAAGGACACGGTGGAACGCCTGGTGGCCCACATGGAGGAGCACGACCTGGGCGCCCTCAGCGTGGCCCTGGAAGAGACGGCGGCGGGCGTCACGACCGCCCGCCTGGACCGTACGGCGGCACACTCCCGGGCCGCGCTGGTGGCCGCACCGGACGACGACTGGGACGACCTCGTCGACGCCCTCTTCGGTCTGGAGTGGCTGGACGGGGAGAGCTGGGGCTTCACCCGCCGTCCCACCGTCTATCCGCCGCGCAGGAAGCCGGTCCCGGAGCTCGACCGGCTCGCGGCCGCCCACGACAAGGAGATCGCGCTCTACCGCAAGCGCGTGGCCGCGCTACGGGCGGAGGTCGCGCAGCTGCGGCGGGAGGCGGGCAAGAACGGCAGGGACGCGGCCCGCTGGCGCGGGAAGGCCGAGTCGTGGCGCAGGGAGGCGGTCCGCCTCGCCCGCGCCCAGAACCGCACGGTGCTCAAGAGAGCCGTCCGCAAGGTCCGCGGCCTGGCCTTCCCCGACGCCTAGTCGTCGCCCTCGACGCGCATCACGCTGGCCACGGCGCGTACGATGTCGAGGTCCCGCAGCTCCTCCATGGTCGCCGACAGCGCCGCGTCGGTGGCGCGGTGGGTGACGATGACGAGCTGGGCGTCGTCGCCGTGCCCCTCCTGGCGCACCGTCTGGATCGACACGTCGTGCTTGGCGAACAGCTCGGCCACCCGCGCCAGCACGCCCGGCTTGTCGGCCACGTCGAGAGCCACGTGGCAGCGCGTGACCGTGTCGCCCATGGGGTGGGCCGACAGGTCCGCGTACGTCGACTCCTCCGGCCCGCGCGTGCCCGCCAGGCGGTTTCTGGCGACGGCCACCAGGTCGCCCAGGACGGCGGAGGCCGTGGGCGCGCCGCCCGCCCCCTTGCCGTAGAACATGAGCTGCCCCGCCGACTCCGCCTCCACGAAGACCGCGTTGTACGCCTCCCGCACCCCGGCCAGCGGATGCGTCCGCGGGATCATCGCCGGGTGCACCCGCACCCCGAACGAGCGGCCGTCGTCCGAGCGGGCGCAGATGGCCAGCAGCTTGATGACGTAGCCCATGGCCTTGGCCGAGGCCACGTCGGTGGCGGTGATCTCGGTGATGCCCTCCCGGTGCACGTCGGCGGCCGTGACGCGGCTGTGGAAGGCGAGGCCGGCCAGGATGGCGGCCTTGGCGGCGGCGTCGAAGCCCTCGACGTCGGCCGTCGGGTCGGCCTCCGCGTAGCCGAGGGTCTGGGCCTCCTCCAGGGCGTCGGTGAAGGACGCTCCGGTCGTGTCCATCTTGTCGAGGATGTAGTTGGTGGTGCCGTTCACGATGCCGAGCACCCGCTTGACGTGGTCGCCGGCCAGCGACTCGCGCAGGGGGCGCAGCAGCGGGATGGCGCCGGCCACGCTGGCCTCGAAGTAGAGGTCGCCGTTGCCCTTCCGCGCGGCCTCGTGCAGGGTGGCGCCGTCCTCGGCCAGCAGCGCCTTGTTGGCCGTGACCACGGACTTGCCCCTGGACAGGGCCGAGACGATCAGCGTGCGGGCGGGCTCGATGCCGCCGATGACCTCGATGACGATGTCGACGTCGTCGCGCGTGACCAGCGCCTCGGCGTCGGTCGTGAACAGCGCGGGATCGATCTCCACGTCACGCTTGCGGCCGAGCCGGCGCACCGCGACCCCGGCCAGCTCCAGCGGGGCGCCGATGCGCGCGGCGAGGTCGGCGGCCTGGTCGTGCATGAGCCTGATGACCTGCGTGCCGACGACGCCGCAGCCCAGGAGGGCCACCTTCAGCGGTTTCACAGCTGCCCCCTCAACAGGTCGTCCTCAGTCTCGCCCCGCACGATCACGCGCGACTCGCCACCGGAGACGGCGACCACGGCGGGCTTGGGCAGGTAGTTGTAGTTGCTGGCCAGCGAGCGGCAGTAGGCGCCCGTCGCGGCCACCGCGATCAGGTCGCCGGGCGCGAGGTCGGCGGGCAGGTGGCAGTCGCGCACGAGGATGTCGCCGCTCTCGCAGTGCTTGCCGACCAGGCGGCTGAGCATCGGCTCGGCGGCGCTCTCGCGGCTGGCGAGCACGGCGGTGTATTCGGCGCCGTAGAGCGCGGTGCGCACGTTGTCGCTCATGCCGCCGTCGACGCTCACGTACGTGCGCAGGCCCTCGACGTCCTTGATGGTGCCGACCTCGTAGAGGGTGATGCCCCCGGAGCCGACGACGGTGCGCCCCGGCTCCACGGTCAGCCTGGGCACGGGCAGACCGGCGTCCGTGCACACCTTGGTGACGATCTCGCGCAGGCCGTCGGCCAGCTCCTTGATGTCGGGCGCCTCGTCGCCCTCGACGTAGGCGATGCCGTAGCCGCCGCCGAGGTCGAGCTCGGGGAGCACGACGCCGTGCTCCTCCTTGATCTCCACGAGCAGCGCGGTCAGGCGCCTGGCGGCCACCTCGAACCCGGCCGTGTCGACGATCTGGGACCCGATGTGCGAGTGGAGCCCGACCAGCTCGAGCTGCGGGAGGGCGAGGACGCGGCGCACGGCCTCGGCGGCCGCCCCGGTGTTGAGCGACAGCCCGAACTTCTGGTCGTCGTGCGCCGTCGCGATGAACTCGTGCGTGTGCGCCTCGACCCCGGTGGTCACCCGGATCATCACCTTGGGCCGCTTGCCCAGCTGCTCGGCGAGGTAGCCGAGCCTGGCGATCTCCTCGTACGAGTCGGCCACGATGTGCCCGACCCCGGCCTCGAGGGCCCTGGTCAGCTCGGCGAGCGACTTGTTGTTGCCGTGCATCGTGATGCGCTCCGGCGGGAACCCGACGCTGAGCGCGACCGCCAGCTCGCCGCTGCTGGCCACGTCGAGCCCGAGGCCCTCGTCGTGGAGCCAGCGCACGATCTCCTTGCACAGGAACGCCTTGCCCGCGTAGTGGACCTCGGAGCCGGCGAAGGCCGTGGCGTAGTCGCGCATGCGCGAGCGCACGTCGGCCTCGTCGAGCACGTAGAGCGGCGTGCCGTGCTCGCGGGCCAGATCGCGCACGTCCACGCCGCCGACAGTGAGCGCGCCATCGGTCCGGGTCGACGTTCGCGGCCAGATCGCGGGGTTGATCCGGTTGAGGTCTGCGGGCGCCACCGGCGGGCGCTCGTGGGGCAGCATCTCGGCATGCCGGTCCCCGGCGGGATGGACGAATCGGCTCACCCGATCGAGGCTATCGGAACCGCAAGTAAGCCATGACCCACTGACCACGTATCGAGACGCGATCAAGCTCCACAAGGGATATTTTTACGATTTTTCGCCATTTGGCCGGATATTTTCTGCTCACATTCGCTCGGGTCCGGGCAGCACATTCCGTACGGCCTCCGCCAGCCGCACCCGCGCCGTGTGCACCGGCCCCGGCGGCTCGTCGCCGACCGGCACGGCGGGCGCGCGCTCGTGCGCGTCGTGATAGGCCAGCGCCAGCCGCACCAGGTACGCCTCCCACCCCGGCTGCCTGCTGACCATCCGCCCCGGGATCTCGGCCAGCACCCGCAGCACCTGCCGGTCGTACGGATCGTCAAGCAGTTCGCCCCTGAAACCCTCGGCCGCCACCCCGAGCTCCCGCGCCCAGCGGAGCACCGCACAGGCCCGCGCATGCCCGTAGCGCACCACGAACCCGGGGTTGTCCCATGTGCGGGGGAAGTCCGGCCAGGCCGGCTCCGGGAGGTCGGCGGGCTCCATCGACTCCAGCAGCATGCCGGGCACCGCCACGGTGATCCGCAGGAGGCCGTCGCCCCGCACCTCCACGCCGGCCACCCCGGGCACCGCCCGCACCCGGTCGGCGAGCGCGTGTGCGGGCAGCCGCCGCCGCAGGGCCGCCGCGGAGACGTACACCGCCTCCCGCTCCCACGAGCCCTCCGGCGCGGGCGGCTCCCCCAGCACGCCGGCCAGCTCCCGTGCGATCACACCACGACTTTAGATGAGCGCGTGGGGCTCCGCCGAGCCGTACTCGACCAGCTGGGCCGCACCCAGCAGCGCGGGGTCCTCGTCGCGCACCCGTACGTAGCCGAACCGGTCGGCCGAGAACACCTTGATCCCGTCCGTGCGGCACTGCCGCATGAGCACCTCGTCCCACCCGTCGGTGAGGTCGGCGAAGCCGATCTCACGCAGCGCGTTCCTGCGGGCGAGGAGGGTGGCGCCGACGATCTCGGGGACGTACGTGTACTCAGCGTCCGGCTGCTTGATCAGCGTGGCCTGGGACTTGCGCAGGTGGGCGTAGAAGGCGGCTTTGCCCACGATGTCGGCGGTGCCGAAGAGGAAGGCCCGCTTGAGGTCGGTCAGGTAGTGCGCGCCGTACACGTCGCGCGGGTCCATGACCGCCACCAGGTCGGCCTCGCACAGGTCGATGCCGGCGCCGAGCATCGCGCCCACGGTCGTCGTCGGATGCGGGAGCCGGTGGACGACCTCCACGTCCGGCAGCAGGTCGCGGGCCCGCTGCTCCGACTCCGGCGGCCCGATGATGATCAGCTGGTCGACCCCGGACTGCTTGGCGACCTGCGCCAGCGCGTGCTCCATCAGGTGCGGGTCCGTGACCGGCAGCAGGACCGAGATGTTGAGCGTGGCACGGGCGCTGGGCAGGCCGATCGCGTCCAGCAGTTCGTCGACGCGCTCGGTCATCGTGCCCATCTGGTACGCCCGCCGCAGGGCCGCGTGCGCCCGCCGGGTGTCGGGGTCGGCGCCGATGGACGTGCCACAGGCGGCGAGCTCGGCCAGCCGCCACTGGGGCGTGCCGGGCGGGCATTCCACCCCGGCCGGCCACCGGTAGGACGTCAGCACGTCGGGGTAGATCAAGTGTCCGGGCAGGAGCTGGTCGAGCGTGAGCACCCGGTCGATGCGCCCGCTGGAGAGCGGCAGCGGATTGTGCACCCTGGGCTGGATCCCGAACTGCAGCCGCGGCCAGGCCACCGTGAGATCGGTCGTGAACCGGTGCTCGAACAGCTCGGCCGCCGCGGCGTACGCGGCCACGTCACCCTGCGTGTGCCAGAAGACGGTGCGGATGCCGCGCTCGGCGCACCAGGCGAGCAGCGCCCTGAGCCCCTCGCCCGGCTCGCCGGTGATCTCCTCGGCCCACGGTCCCTGCGTGACGGACTCGACCACCAGCAGGTGGGGCACCTCCAGCGGGAGCACCCTGGCGAAGTCGCGGGGCGTGAAGCCGGTCGTCTGCCGCCACTCGTAGCGCAGCAGCGCCTCGACGTGCGGGTCGGCGATCACCGCCGCCGTCAGGTGCGGCCGGGTGTTGGGCCCCGTCGGCACCCGGAAGGGCTTGAGCTTGAACGAGGCGCCCCCGACCGTCCTGGTGGTGCTGGTGGCCTGGAACCCGGCCCCCGGGCGCTCGTCCTTCGGCTTGACGGGCGCGGGCGGCCGTCGCGTGGGCGCGGTGGGCCGCTTGACGGGCTTGGCGGCGCCCTTGAGCCCCTTGGCCAGCCGCACCGGGTTGCTCTTGCCGCTCTTGAGAGCGTCGCCGAGGCGGTTCCAGCGGGCGACCTTGATCGAGGACAGCTTCCAGTTGGCGACCTCGGCCTGGAAACGCTGCTCGGCCAGCTCCTTGCGGAGCTTGTCGGCGGTCGCCTCCTCGGCCGCGAGCCGCTCCTCGGCCTCGCTCAGCCGCTCGGCCAGGGACCTGGCCTCCTGGACGCTCTGCTCGGCGTCGGCCAGCTTGGCCTGGGCGGCGTCCAGCAGCCTGGCCAGCTCGGCCGCGCGCTCGGCCTGCGCGACGGCATCCCGCAGCGCCTTACGCGTGCTCTCTAGCTCCGTGGTCACCAGGCCTCCTTCGTCGGCCTGGCGACCAGGACGCTGCGTTTACTTGTTCCCTCGCTACGCTCGCTCACGGCCCTCCGCTCCCTCAGCCCGGCAAAGGATACTCTTTTGCCGCAAGCGTCTCGAAGGGATGAGATCCGGTGCAGTTCAACGTGCGACCCTACGTCTGCGGCGCTCTCGGCCGGATCGACACCGCCATGCTCGGCAAGCTGACCGCCGCCGGCCCGCGGGTCCTCCCGGCTCTGCAGTCGCCGCAGGCCGCGCTGTTCAGCTCCGCGCCGCTGCCGCCCTACCACCGTGCGGGGAACGCGTACGCGTTCTCCTGGGGCGAGCGCAAGCCGGCCGGGGCCGACGACTGGATGGCGGTGGCCGAGACGTACGAGACCCCCGGGCTGATCGGCGACGGCGAGCACGTCACGCTCCACACGGGCGCCCTGGGGCTCGTGGACGTCTACTACGTGCGCCACGGCGACGCGGTCTACTTCTCGTCGCTGATCCAGCCGCTGCTCAGCCTGGTGCCGATCGAGATCGACTGGTCGGCGTGGGCCTCGATCATCCAGGTGACCTTCCCGCTGGGCGAGGCGACGCCGTACGCCGAGGTCAAGCGGCTGCCGGGGTCGAGCGCGCTGGTGTGGCGGCACGGCCGGGTCGCGGCCGAGCGCAGGCTGCCCCGCTGGCTGCGCACGGAGCCGTACGAGTCGTGGATCAGCCCCCGCGAGATCGTCGAGCTGCTGCACGAGGTCTACGAGGACTACGACGGGCGCAAGCTGCTCGTCCCGGTCAGCGGCGGCTACGACTCGCGGCTGCTCGCCAGCGTGGCCAAGGCCCGCGGGATGGACGTCGAGTCGTGGACGACCAGCCCCGACGACGGCACCGACACCGACATCGCGTTCGCCCGATCGATCACCAGGGAGCTGGGCATCCCGCACCGGGTGATCACCCAGGACGCCGCCGACTATCCGGACGACGCGGTCGAGGTGGCCCGCAGGCTCGAGTACCTCACGCCCCACCACGCCTGGTACGCGCCCTTCGCCAAGGAGGTGCACGGCGCGGGCCGGATCCTCGTCGACGGCCTGGCGGGCGGTCCGCTGCTGAAGAACTTCATGGTCAGCGGGGCCGCGCTGGAGGCCAGGTCGCAGGCGGAGCGCTCCGCGGCCGTGCTGGGCTCGCTGTCGCTGGGTGCGCCATCGCAGCCGTTCCTGTCCAAGGCCGCCGCCCAGTGGATGGAGGAGGCCGTGCGCGAGCAGTTCGCGGCCGCCACCTCCATGCTCCACGGGCACCGGGCCGAACTGCCGCTCTCGGTGCTGCACACCCGGACCGTGCGGGGCATCGCCCGCTCGGCGGTCAACCTGGTGGGGCCCGAGGCGTCGTTCGCGGCGCCGTTCATCGACCCCCGCTTCTTCGACGCCGCGCTCTCGGTCGGCGTGGCGCGCAAGGACAAGGGCCGCTTCTACCGCGAGGTGCTCCACGCGGCCCACCCGCGGGTGGCCGCGCTGCCCTCCACCAACGTGGTCAAGCAGCCCCTCCAGAGGGTGCCGCTGCGGTCCACGGCCGCCCCCGCCCGAAATTATGCGCACCGCATGCTGGAGACGGTGATGAGGCGGGTGCCTGGGCTGCTGTCGGAGGAGCTGCACGAGGTGATCGCGGGCGGGCCCGACGCTCTGACCAGGTTCAATGGGTGGAACGACCGCTTCTGGGTACGGGGATTGGTGCTCTTCGGGCTCTGGCTCAGTGACTTCGAGAACGACGTCTCCGACCTTGCCCCACCTTTTTAGTTGAACTCACGGTAACAGGGCGATTACGTACGGATCTCGTGGGTATTAACCCCGGCACAGCAGAAGCGGGTTCCGGAAAGCCACCGGGCTGGTAGTGTTCGGCCCGTAAGCGCCGCACAAACGGGCACCAGATCACAAATCAGGTCTCGTTCAAGGGCAGTGGGGTTCGCAGGGATGACGACTCCACGCGGCGCGGTCACCAGATAAACGCCGGGGTAACCGGTGACTTCGTCCTGCCCACATCTCTTCCTGTGAGCGACATATGATCAACGCATCCCCAATGCCGGAGCCGATCTCCGAGGCGTTCGTCTCGGAGGATCCAGCCTGGTACAAGCGGGCGGTGTTCTACGAGGTTCTCGTCCGGGGGTTCAAGGACTCCAACGGCGACGGCACCGGCGACCTTCGCGGTCTCACCGAGAAGCTCGGCTATCTCGAGTGGCTCGGGGTGGACTGCCTGTGGCTGTTGCCGCTGTACGAGTCGCCGCTGCGTGACGGCGGTTACGACATCTCGGACTACATGAAGATCCTCCCGGACTTCGGCGACCTGGGCGATTTCGTGGCGCTGATCGAGAAGGCACACGAGCGTGGCCTGCGGATCATCACCGACCTCGTGATGAACCACACCAGCGATCGCCACCCCTGGTTCCAGGCGTCCCGGCACGACCCCGAGGGTCCGTACGGCGACTT
This genomic interval from Nonomuraea helvata contains the following:
- a CDS encoding glycosyltransferase, whose translation is MIRQLLAELRGARVFFAGIDDVAPIYADTSRDVLDLDRDLLEPSAEPEQAGEVLVLARTPADLRRIATLHKLLPPAGRVVVAVLDTPASHPAPVPMPTPAHRWRSLTDLRVYQPKNRVWVVDARFSASTPAGRTVTATARAFAGHRLDVIAAPAAAIAGVGAADWRPGDPNATPAEITGPVPERVGAPGSDVVLRTLGHPSVEHAFDADQAASAGSARVAATAGSVGAAVAADHAGDASRADGAGDASHADGAEPGDDEVVEWAGDQTPIERPTLRAASWERLGRPGMGDSPLTDPDVLGEPSMIPPVDERLVNPQGFVTTPSRGMASLAERDGRWSVVLDGKVVTSFAESGGVTDADVARLRQIRGIEVDWRHAHSGPLAAVRVLAGLAAAGVPLRAQTVPRWAGALGDEIIGLIERCPDLADDLRREEHSIRLRRAALRTHGVAARWEQLGAPAPAPPLTSVLLATRRTDMVSFALDQVALQRGAQLEVVLALHGVPKDHPDVAKAIDAFESPLTVLEADQQAVFGEVLNDAAARASGSFLLKMDDDDWYGPDFLSDLLLAHSYSGAQVVGTVPEFVYLSSIDVTVHRKQVTEQITSFVAGGTILVERSAFQAVGGFRPLRRSVDTQFQEALQAAGGQIYRTHGLGYILRRGPAANHTWQEPIGTFLQRNRQQWRGFRPNALMAMDGTP
- a CDS encoding glycosyltransferase, whose amino-acid sequence is MTGIPRIRRNDFSVLTPPALGEWEPTLTVTVVIPVHDRQETLDLALAALSAQSYPEHLIDVIVVDDGSTTPLRLPEIVPAKTTLMSSPPGGWGRAWAVQAGLDAATGEVVFVLDSDMVPHRRHVEAQLRWHHLAPYVVALGWIDFTAATDLPTQEQVRRALETGKEGELFPLAPHRHDWAERIIHDHDGLRTASSSLATRVHVGATVSYPAALLRSIGGMDTSLVLAEDTELGYRLTQAGAVFVPDPESRAWHIGLPTAMRDFAALKRYNDPYIADRVPYRRYLRTGAGRQWLVPYVDATVQAGSYEDVRATVDALLASSLPDIRVTVPGPWDALDDGRRSPLADPYLDLRLIHANFAHDPRVHLATPLEGTPPFRLSVPPGWVLSKDTVERLVAHMEEHDLGALSVALEETAAGVTTARLDRTAAHSRAALVAAPDDDWDDLVDALFGLEWLDGESWGFTRRPTVYPPRRKPVPELDRLAAAHDKEIALYRKRVAALRAEVAQLRREAGKNGRDAARWRGKAESWRREAVRLARAQNRTVLKRAVRKVRGLAFPDA
- a CDS encoding homoserine dehydrogenase, whose product is MKPLKVALLGCGVVGTQVIRLMHDQAADLAARIGAPLELAGVAVRRLGRKRDVEIDPALFTTDAEALVTRDDVDIVIEVIGGIEPARTLIVSALSRGKSVVTANKALLAEDGATLHEAARKGNGDLYFEASVAGAIPLLRPLRESLAGDHVKRVLGIVNGTTNYILDKMDTTGASFTDALEEAQTLGYAEADPTADVEGFDAAAKAAILAGLAFHSRVTAADVHREGITEITATDVASAKAMGYVIKLLAICARSDDGRSFGVRVHPAMIPRTHPLAGVREAYNAVFVEAESAGQLMFYGKGAGGAPTASAVLGDLVAVARNRLAGTRGPEESTYADLSAHPMGDTVTRCHVALDVADKPGVLARVAELFAKHDVSIQTVRQEGHGDDAQLVIVTHRATDAALSATMEELRDLDIVRAVASVMRVEGDD
- the lysA gene encoding diaminopimelate decarboxylase — translated: MSRFVHPAGDRHAEMLPHERPPVAPADLNRINPAIWPRTSTRTDGALTVGGVDVRDLAREHGTPLYVLDEADVRSRMRDYATAFAGSEVHYAGKAFLCKEIVRWLHDEGLGLDVASSGELAVALSVGFPPERITMHGNNKSLAELTRALEAGVGHIVADSYEEIARLGYLAEQLGKRPKVMIRVTTGVEAHTHEFIATAHDDQKFGLSLNTGAAAEAVRRVLALPQLELVGLHSHIGSQIVDTAGFEVAARRLTALLVEIKEEHGVVLPELDLGGGYGIAYVEGDEAPDIKELADGLREIVTKVCTDAGLPVPRLTVEPGRTVVGSGGITLYEVGTIKDVEGLRTYVSVDGGMSDNVRTALYGAEYTAVLASRESAAEPMLSRLVGKHCESGDILVRDCHLPADLAPGDLIAVAATGAYCRSLASNYNYLPKPAVVAVSGGESRVIVRGETEDDLLRGQL
- a CDS encoding anticodon-binding protein, producing MIARELAGVLGEPPAPEGSWEREAVYVSAAALRRRLPAHALADRVRAVPGVAGVEVRGDGLLRITVAVPGMLLESMEPADLPEPAWPDFPRTWDNPGFVVRYGHARACAVLRWARELGVAAEGFRGELLDDPYDRQVLRVLAEIPGRMVSRQPGWEAYLVRLALAYHDAHERAPAVPVGDEPPGPVHTARVRLAEAVRNVLPGPERM
- a CDS encoding asparagine synthetase B family protein codes for the protein MQFNVRPYVCGALGRIDTAMLGKLTAAGPRVLPALQSPQAALFSSAPLPPYHRAGNAYAFSWGERKPAGADDWMAVAETYETPGLIGDGEHVTLHTGALGLVDVYYVRHGDAVYFSSLIQPLLSLVPIEIDWSAWASIIQVTFPLGEATPYAEVKRLPGSSALVWRHGRVAAERRLPRWLRTEPYESWISPREIVELLHEVYEDYDGRKLLVPVSGGYDSRLLASVAKARGMDVESWTTSPDDGTDTDIAFARSITRELGIPHRVITQDAADYPDDAVEVARRLEYLTPHHAWYAPFAKEVHGAGRILVDGLAGGPLLKNFMVSGAALEARSQAERSAAVLGSLSLGAPSQPFLSKAAAQWMEEAVREQFAAATSMLHGHRAELPLSVLHTRTVRGIARSAVNLVGPEASFAAPFIDPRFFDAALSVGVARKDKGRFYREVLHAAHPRVAALPSTNVVKQPLQRVPLRSTAAPARNYAHRMLETVMRRVPGLLSEELHEVIAGGPDALTRFNGWNDRFWVRGLVLFGLWLSDFENDVSDLAPPF